The Rhizobium leguminosarum DNA segment TCAATCCCACTCGGCAGCACCAGTTTTCTCTCAGGTATCGGACATGATTACGCGCGCACCGGGCTGGCCCCTAATCCGGCTGCCGCCACCGACCGGGGTCGAGCCACGCGTCTCGACCGGTCCTTCGGACCCCGCTTGCATGGCGAAGGGACATGCCGCATCCTCGTCGTTCCCCACCTACCCCTCGCAGGGCACGTCCCCTCTCCCCGTTTTTCACGGGGAGAGGGTTAGGGTGAGGGGCAGCCATCCGCACGAACCGGATAGCCTTGCAGCAAAATTCCTTTTTGCCTGCACGCACCTGCGATCCCTCCCCGCGCAAGCTGACATTTGGCCTCATCAGCAACAAACGATTCACCATTGTTGCCCGTGAAAATCACGCTAGAATAGCGATCATGGCCGGCGTCTTCGCGGAGGAATACGGAGACGCTGCATCCTTTGTTTCTGTCGACAATCGTGGAGGAGCATTGATGGCAACTGAAAGATGGAACAGCCCGGTCAAGGTCGGATTCGAAGATGCCGTTGCGCGAACGGTCAACGGGCCGTTCGATGCGCTGAAATGCCTGGCGGATTTCTGGCCGAACTCGCGCGGGCTCCGTTACATCAAGGCGCGCAGCACCTGCCGGGCAGCACTCGACGGGCGTAAGAGCGTGGAAGAGGC contains these protein-coding regions:
- a CDS encoding DUF982 domain-containing protein, coding for MATERWNSPVKVGFEDAVARTVNGPFDALKCLADFWPNSRGLRYIKARSTCRAALDGRKSVEEARAEFLAAAEEAKLKLH